The sequence below is a genomic window from Ipomoea triloba cultivar NCNSP0323 chromosome 2, ASM357664v1.
taaaacttaaaagattGATGCCATGCCCCCTTTAATTTCCAATTCTTGGTGGCAAAGAAAAGTTGGCATGGAGAAAGGGAATCTcctcaaaattttaagtattcCCAATCCCCAATCAAACCAAGTGTTGGGTTTTTTTTGAGAATGCAATCAAAATCCCCAAACAACTTAGTTGCAACATCTTTTGGTTGTATGCAAAGTGTTTCAGCTGATTTTCCAAGGAGGGTTGAGGTAAAAAGAAACCAGACCCCACATGCTGCCATAACAACAATACATAATATATCTTATCATACATGCAACTGATGCAATAGTCATTTCAATGATGTTTACATGAGAGCATAGTAATATTAATTACTCTAACCTAAACTTTTGCTTTTGTATCTATTCAAATTTATCATCTAAAAtctcaatgtcatcatctaaaTATTGTTAGTCACGTGCATAGATAAAAAGGTATTGGCATACAACTTGGTGAATATTATGATGTTGAATGCGTGGTTAAAACTCAACCAATAATTTTGTAGTTAGGCCAATTTCCACATTCTgaaattacataataattaataattttgaaaaaaaaaaaaaaaaaaaaactctattcaTCATTAGAAATACAGTGTGTTAAGGCCACTATACGTAAAATGGATACTATAGCAGGTTACAAGTATAGAATCATTAACCTGTAAAATTTCAATTGTCACATAATTATTGCCCTTGAAGTTAGCTGCAAGTAAAATTCATCCACAGGCTTATTGGAAAACAATTGTTGATTGAAGTTTACTGCAAGTTTAGAAGCCAATTTCTGTAAGCTAGGCTTAATTTtggtcttttttatttttaacagcACAAGTCAATAGTCTATTAGTCTCTGTAGTCTGTACCCTCCTACAAAAAGGAAGATCACTCACTACATCAAAGTAAAATGCCAAAGAGAGGAGACGCCGAACATGAAAGAAAACTTGTTTAGAAAGCAGGTGTGCCTATGGTAAGAGTGTTTCTTCCAAGAAGACTCGAGAAATAAAAATGCATTACTCTCCTTTAATGTGTTGCGGGCGGTTATGGAAGAGGATGAAACCCATTGAGACTGCCATTCCCACCAAGTACCCAACCATAGCTCCATAAGTTACACAGATTGGCCATTCCTGCATATAATAAAGATTCTCATAATTTGTTGACCATCATTAGTTTGGGGTGAAAAATGAATGGGCTTAATAATTAAGTAGAGCATTTACTCATCAAAACTCATTGAAAAATCATGTAGATTAGTTTTGATGGTGCTACAAATTTCCAAGCAAAAGATACAAATTTATTTGCATTGAAATGGAAAAAGTAATTGGAAGTCCCTAAAAGAGTAAAAGGtgtgattttattcaatttagccCCTTTACTAGAGTTTTAGACATGTTGTcccaatattaataatttaatattagtataaatGAGAACAATTACTAATCCAGTTAGACAAAGCAATTTGCAATGTTGATGTGTAAGTGACCTGACATTAACATGTTAGCATCTATTCATGTGGCATTGCTGGGGTCAGCATTTACAATttccaatattaaaaaatgaatagaataaaaatatttattttattttttagcaaCGTTAACCATTAACCTGTTAATGACATAGGCCTGACATAGTGACATGTTAAAATATCCTATCACAgcatttataattttcaataaaaaaaattaaattatataaaaaatattccatttattttaaaaatattgtaaattataaATGTTGACATGGCAATGCTATACCAACATATTATGACATGCCAAAGCCATGTCACTAACCAGTTAGCAAGTTAGCATTGTTGATTGCCCCATCTAATGGATTAATGATTGTCCTCAATTTCATCATTTCAATAATACAATGACAAAACTGACCAAAATCTGTGAAAAtggaataaattttaaaaagttgtataCTGCAGGGACTTTTAAAGTACTTTGACTACATTGGGACGTGCCATTTACATATCTATAACTAGGGAAAAGTATTAGAGAATGAGAGCTTATCAAATAAGAGATAAATACAGCAGAACCAATTCTAGTCATTGTCACAAGTGAAAtgataaaaaattatgttattgtCTATGGATAGTACCCAACTACTTTTGACTTAGTTGCAGAGCTACATCATAAATTAAATGAATGTATCTTGCTTAAGTCATTAAGGCAGATTCACCCCCAAATTCACAGATAGACCAATAACAGACAAGACAAGTTTAATTTCTTGGAGTAAACTATCAGAGTAAAATGACAAGGGAATAATACCTGCCATGGCCTTTCCCAATCAAGGGGCATTGGCCAAGCACCAAACCATGCTCCAATAATGGCACCATGGGCAGGAAAGAAGACCATATAATCTATGTTTTTAGCTGGCCTACACACCAGTAACATTAGATATCATTAAATAGCTGTGCAAATATATTCTGTACCAACTACCAAGACTACTACATTAGATATCTAAAGCAGGAATGAAGTTGTAAAGCTTACTTTGTTTGAGCAAATATACGGTGCCAATCAGTCCATGATGAACCAAAAACAGTAGCTGCCGGAACAAACTGTCAGCATAGCAGCAGGAGAAAAGATTAGATCATGTGTAATGCATCTTCAGACATGTACACAATTACACCATTAAGTCATGGCATTGAGTGGCCCCAGCTATCAAAAGAACATCTAAGATGAATAGGCTACATAATATATACTTACAGTGAAGACTGACATAACAAGGGACCAATACAAGGTCATGCCTAAGTACCTGTTAACAGGATGAAaacctaattaaattaaagaaaaaggtgATCAAGAACCATTAAATTTCATTGATTCAATCATTATAGACTTATAGAGTTATAGTGAAGCTGTAGTCACAGTTGAGGTTGgacataaaattacaaaatgaaTCTTGATGGTGGATATCTCAAAACAACCTCAACACTAGACTAAGTTTATAATGTGTTCTTTATTGAAGCAGATATGAAGAAGTAACAAATGGTGACCCTTTTAACAATGAAAAAAATACTCAAGTACCCTGTACCTGATGAATATAGGTATCAGATAGATCAAAGCCAATTTCGTCCAACCTCAACTATGGCATTGGTTTTAAATCACTATGACAGACTAAAAAGATGTTCTTATTGCCACATACTGAAAGCCAACAGGTGCTCCCAAAATAATAGCCCCCACTGCAATCATAGCGGCCCCTACAATTATGAAACAACATAAAGCAATACTAACATCAGTCACCCTAAACAGTTTTGTTTACTGAGGAAGAAATATGATTATGAAACTGACTAAAATTGGTTTTCCAAAAGGTTTTCAAACTTCCAAAGGATAGCCAACTCAAAATATTGTTCTGCTACACACATAGGTTATCTCCAAATAGTAGGACAAAATTCCAAGGTCTCCAAGAAAATGAAGTAGATGAGGTAGATCTAAACATAGGTCCTTCAGAGCATGAAAGTATATATCCGCAATAgcactttaaataaaaaatttgacatttgttTCTAACTTCAAGAATTGTCTGtgtcaatttttcttttaaggaAAATCAACAAATATAGAACATTTCTCTGTCTTGTCGAGCAAATCCTAAACAACAGCAAATACATACAGTGTATGGATAAAACTTCCTTTCATGTCATATCAACAGGAAAAAAGCCAGATGAATGTGCATGCACCAGACAAAGGAGCAGCCACATTTataatgtacatacatacagtaCATGAATTTATTGCTGAAATTGCGTAAGgataacaaaaatatttaaaaaataatttcatgaCTAACCAACTGGAAGACCCAATAAACCTCGTCCCAAAGCTTTGAAGTACTGTTGAACGccgaaatggaaaaaaaaattcaaatatattccATATaaatccagaaaaaaaaaagagtaaataagATAGGAAGTCCAGCAAGCTTACAGAGCATCGATCCGAATCATGTCGAAAGAGACTGTAAAGCAGGATCACTACGGGAGACTCAGACGCCTGTGAAACCAAATTCAATTACTAAATTAGAGTGAGAAAACAAAATATAGGAATAAATGCATGAAGTAGTGAAGGTGATACCAAAATCAGACGGAGCGTTTGAGCCGGATTTGAGACGAGATCGGCAGAGTAAATATTGCGAGCGGCCCATAGTGCTGAAGCTAACCCTAGTCCACATATGAGATGTAGAAAACATGCTTTCAATGGAGATACGGACGATATgaagttttttcttccttttggaGCTCCCACGTTGTGCTTTGGCTGTTTCTTCGTCGCCATCGGTCCCCGTCGTCAACGAACGGTGCTACGGATAAGTTTTTCAGTTTGTTCAGTCGGGTCTTATTTGGGTCGCTCAATTGTTTTGGGCTTTTATCTTCGGCCGCATTGGCCTTTGTTACTTGCCCAATTTGGAAAAAGCCCATTTGGTCCGAGCTCGAGCCAACCGCTCGAGCTCGTTAAAAAGTGCCCTGCTCGAGCTCGTTCTCGAGCTTTCAAAGTGGagctcgactttgaaaaatagGAAATAGGAAAACAGACCGACAACTACAGCATTTCCTTCTCATTCGTTTTATGCACACCATTTTTAACtaggaaaaaaatttaaaaaaacagaATGCCCATCAGACAAACAGTAGCCATTAACCaaattaccaaaataaaaaatataataataagtaaatatgCAGTTCAATTTCAGCAATTCAATTAAGGAaaatttaggctaaaagtaCCTGAAGTCCTGAACGTCGAAGGGCTGCGTCGCCAGTGGAGTGGTGGCTTGCTGCGTCGTCGGCGGAGTCACGGCTTGCTGCGTCGCCGGCGGACTCGCGGCTTGCTGCGTCGCCGGCAGTGGCTGCAAGAAGGAGCGGGAGGCGTAGTCTGAGAGAGTCGGGAGGAAGCGAGGGCTGTTTGCGATGGAATTAACTGATTTAGGATTTTAGGTTTAGTATTTagtcaacttttttatttttatctttcaaagttccaataaaaaatatatatattttataatatattaaattattaattaatatctatatatctatatttatatctatatatctatatatctctatattctatattctatatatctatatatatatctatatatatatatattaaaacagaagtgttaGCTTTCcagctcattttagtccaagaattttgaaatcggtcaacataattatataataatttcttatcaAAAATTCTAACATTCCTTATCATtctttatcattccttatttatagctaaaattgacaaaatattcaaaatatgattccattccttattattatacacggaaattaatgaaatattttattcaattccattcccgTATGGATTCtttaaacaaaatagtttaacttgcgtatttttaatatatatatatatatatatatatatatatatatatatattactatatgatgtatattatagtattgaaaaaaatattactatattatgttaatgtacgtaattaaattcctctcataataatattcaaattactatatgatgtatattatagtattcaaaaaaaaatattactatattatgttaatgtacgtaattaaattactctcatgataatattcaaaaaaaataaaaattccaataatcaaattactatgtgatgtatattatagtattacaaaaaatattactatattatgttaatttacgtaattaaattcctttcatgataatattcaaaaaaataaaaattccaacaatcaaattactatatgatgtatattatagtactAGTATTTCcgtccgtgcgttgcacggaatggatttgctataatattttaagaatatttggatcgatatacaattatataaattataacatcaaatattatatagcgcaattgatgaaatttgttggaccgattatgttttctgatgttttccttacttgaattaaagcaaataaCTGTCCAATTaaccgtgcgatgcacagataaattttttattatatatttagataataaaaataaagaaaaaattattaaaaaatttaatattgaacatgtacatttatttgattataagattagtgcaaaagtattactcattGAATAACatatgacttgtttatctacaacaattacttatgtaattatattattactaaaataaatatgggaaaaattagaaatcatttaattataattattataaaaataaattcaacgaccaatgtttagtttaattatcataataattattaggcaattattaatagtcaattacgctaatatatgtgtaattatacttttataacttaagtatatccatgttcactgtatcgcatttagttttttcttcctcctcgatatttgaatgaataggaattgtttttattaatggtatagattgcattgcagggaaatatatgtactgtattattacgattagtaattttaatctagaattgtattacgaataggaacatacgaaaaaatatattttattacgaattgtattaccatattttaacttacaattgtattacaaataggaattctattaatatattttacaatattacgcagaCCTTAATATTATAAGAgtcttttgggcgggaagttaaagttgatgaaattatttttattaatagtatagattgcattgcatggaaatatatgtactgtattattacgattagtaattttaatctagaattgtattacgaataggaacgtacgaaagaatatattttattacgaattgtattaccatattttaacttacaattgtattacaaataggaactctattactatattttacaatattacgcagaCCTTAATATTATAAGAgtcttttgggcgggaagttaaagttgaggaaattgttttcattaatagtatagattgcattgtagggaaatatatgtactgtattattacgattagtaattttaatctagaattgtattacgaataggaacgtacgaaagaatatattttattacgaattgtattaccatattttaacttacaattgtaatacgaataggaattctattactatattttacaatattacacaaatcttaatagtataggagacttttgggcgagaagttaaagttgatgatattgtttttattaatagtatatattgcaTTGAAGGGAAACATaggtactgtattattacgattagtaattttaatctagaattgtattacgaataggaacgtacgaaagaatatattttattacgaattgtattaccatatattttaacttacaattgtaatacgaataggaattctattactatattttacaatattacacaaatcttaatagtataggagacttttgggcgagaagttaaagttgatgatattgtttttattaatagtatatattgcaTTGAAGGGAAACATaggtactgtattattacgattagtaattttaatctagaattgtattacgaattggaACGTacgaaagaatatattttattacgaattgtattaccatattttaacttacaattatattacgaatagtattctattactatattatacaatattacgCAGACCTTAATATTATAGGAGTCTTTTGGGctggaagttaaagttgaggatattgtttttattaatagtatagattgcattgcagcgaaatatatgtactgtattattacgaatagtaattttaatctagaattgtattacgaataggaacgtatgaaagaatatattttattacgaattgtattacgatattttaacttacaattgtattacgaataggaattctattactatattttacaatattatgcacaCCTTAATATTATAGGAGTcttttgggcaggaagttaaagttgatgatattgtttttgttaatagtatagattaaaaaatattactatattatgttaatatacgaaattaaattcctctaatctatactattaataaaaataatatcctcagttttaacttcccgcccaaaacactcctatactattatggcttgcgtaatattgtaaccaaaacactcctatactattatggcttgcgtaatattgtaaaatacggtaatacaattcctattggcttgcgtaatattgtaaaatacggtaatacaattcctattcgtaatacaattgtatattaaaatagaatctatactattaataaaaacaatatccaataaaaacaatatcctcagttttaacttcccgtccaaaacactcctatactattatggcttgcgtaatattgtaaccaaaacactcctatactattatggcttgcgtaatattgtaaaatacggtaatacaattcctattggcttgcgtaatattgtaaaatacggtaatacaattcctattcgtaatacaattgtatattaaaatagaatctatactattaataaaaacaatatcctcagttttaacttcccgcccaaaacactcctatactattatggtttgcgtaatattgaaaaatatggtaatacaattcctattcgtaatacaattgtaaattaaaatagaattactaataaaatatatattttttcctacgttcctattcgtattacaattctagattacaattactaatcgtaataatacagtatatatatttccctgcaatgcaatctataatattaataaaaacaatattctcaattttaactttccgcctaAAATATtcctatactattatggtttgcgtagtattggaaaatatggtaatacaattcatattcgtaatacaattgtaaattaaaatagaattcctaataaaatatatattcaaattgtaaattaaaatagaattcctaataaaatatatattcattcctacgttcctattcgaattcctaataaaatatatattcattcctacgttcctattcgtaatacaattatagattaaaattattaatcgtaataatacagtatatatatttctctgcaatgcaatctatactattaataataacTTTCCGCCTAAAATATtcctatactattatggtttgcgtagtattggaaaatatggtaatacaattcatattcgtaatataattgtaaattaaaatagaattcctaataaaatatatattcaaattgtaaattaaaatagaattcctaataaaatatatattcattcctacgttcctattcgaattcctaataaaatatatattcattcctacgttcctattcgtaatacaattatagattaaaattattaatcgtaataatacagtatatatatttctatgcaatgcaatctatactattaataaaaacaatatcctcagttttaacttcccgcccaaaagacTCCTATACAATTATGATTTGCGTAATATTAGAAAatacggtaatacaattcttattcgtaatacaattgtaaattaaaatagaattcctaataaaatatatattctttcctacgttcttattcgtaatacaattgtactcCCTACTTGCGCGCgcgagagagcctctatgctatacaattcaataagtttTAGAAAAACTCTTATATAAGTAGTgttgcaaaccacttctcaaatcaatgtgggacaaaagctacttgaaaggtttttctctccatttttctaactaaaatgggtcaactttgagaaccaatttttcattcacccattttcagttttgagcgtacaatatatcaatcttttcatttaactacgaagaacacgaatccactttgacccgacccaaatcgaaagtggaccccagatatatttgtaccacaatattgccactaaaatgccattttatgctaattttttccaacagttatttgtccatagaatatcaacgtgttagaggaagaagatgatatatagtgaagggcaatatcatcttcacaatatatcatcttcttcctccaacacaacgctctacggtcaaccaacaatcactcaattgattatcccattactcacatgcatacatctacacattagctattaattaagcaattatttgctgaaATTTAAACAAGGATagcattagaaaacataatcgatccaaaacatatcttcaattgcactatataatatttgatgttataaattatataattatatatcaatctaaatattcttaatatattataacaaatccaaatattcttatcACCACAACCCCAAAGATTTGTAGTAATTATTAAACTGGCAATGGCTATAATCCCTGACTTGATGATTTTAGAGCAATTAGTTTTTTTAGCACCTTCCGTTTTAGAGTCTTTTGGGGTATCGAAAGGTAATACCTTTATCGTAGTTTTAATAGGGAGTCTAGTTGtctttttagttaattatattgttgCCCCAGTTTTAATTCCTCGCTTCGGGAGACATTGGGTGCTTTGTTTCTCATCGGCATTCATGCTTGTGTTTCAggtatttaattactttaatttaaatattatttttattatttattagattAATTTTACTCTTCACATTGCTAGTTTGTTATATCTATTTTTTCTTGAATTACAAAGTGCGATGATTTTAATTTCTCGTATCTCAATGACTACGAGAAATCATCTTCAGTCTCCATTCACTATTATTGCTGGCATAAGCTTTTTAGCTATTTATGCCATGCATGGTATAGTGAGTGGTCCTCATGGATGGACCTCCATTACATATCCGAGGGAGATTGAAAGAGAATGCCGTGCACGGGAATCGGCGTTGAATCTTTTTATCCAGGTCTTCATTACTTCAATGACACCAAAGTTGATTTGTTTACTTCAGAAGTGGATTTTTGTATATATGGCTGTTGTGGCTTTAATTTATATTGTAGCTAGTTTGACTATTGTAAGAAGataaactagtgttttacccgtgcgatgcacgaacaaaattatattgttatgaatttaaataaaaattttgaaaaatataaatattttaaaatgtacaaaatgTCTTCTAATTCTTGGACATTATTTTTTTCGCACAGGCAACGCACACCCGTGCAGCATCCGTGCGACACCCGCGCAGCGCATGTGCAAAGTTGACTGGTTAACGTTTGGAGTTTAAGAGTCTTGGCCATGATTGGAGGGATGATGAGTGGTTATTCACAACCATTCATAAGTAagtcatttaaaattatattttaaaatttttttagatGTGATATTATGTGCTTGTATGAAACTAAACTTTAACATTtcattatgattatttttttggtgGATTAGTAAACATGCCCCTCTTTGTGTTTAGCCTCTCAAGCTCGGCATATTATAAATCCAACTTGGCAGCAACATCCAACTTCTGTACATTTACGGGGAGCTTGGTGTTTTGGGTACATTTGCTTGTTTTTATTGGGACATTTGTGGGATTAATCTTGGCCAAGAGGCTAAGTGGGCTCAATTTGATTTTTGGGCCTGTACTAGTAGCCACGGGTGCTGTCGTGTCCGCAAATTTTCCACACATAGTTGTCCATGGAGTCATGTATTTCATGACTGGACTAGGTGTTGCAATTATTCGGGAggcaaaactatttttattttcaatctaatacttatattttggtgaattgtttttgtatatatactaatttgCACACATGTGCAGGTTATTCCAATATGGTTATTGCAAATAGCTCCCGAGGGCGAGAGAGATCGGTTAGACTTTTTGTTTGACCTTTTTAGGTTACTTGCGGCAGTTTtaagtaatttaataaatttcattatttttaaatactttatCAAATTTTGGTGGGTAGGATTTTATGCATTAGTTtgttttgcatttttatttttgttggcaTCAATAAGGCGGGGAATTTGGGGAAATGAATCACTTTTATCACCACAACCCCAAAGATTTGTAGTAATTATTAAACTGGCAATGGCTATAAATCCTGACTTGATGATTTTAGAGCAATTAGTTTTTTTAGCGCTTTCTGTTTTAGAGTCTTTTGGGGTATCGGAAGATAATACCTTTATCGTAGTTTTAATAGGGAGTCTAGTTGtctttttagttaattatattgttgCCCTAGTTTTAATTCCTCGCTTCGGGAGACATTGGGTGCTTTGTTTCTCATCGGCATTCATGCTTGTGTTTCaggtatttaattattttattttaaatattatttttattatttattagattAATTTTACTCTGCACATTGCtagtttgttatatatattttttcttgaattaCAAAGTGCGATGATTTTAATTTCTCGTATCTCAATGACTACGAGAAATCATCTTTAGTCTCCATTCACT
It includes:
- the LOC116008198 gene encoding uncharacterized protein C1450.15-like, encoding MATKKQPKHNVGAPKGRKNFISSVSPLKACFLHLICGLGLASALWAARNIYSADLVSNPAQTLRLILASESPVVILLYSLFRHDSDRCSYFKALGRGLLGLPVGAAMIAVGAIILGAPVGFQYLGMTLYWSLVMSVFTFVPAATVFGSSWTDWHRIFAQTKPAKNIDYMVFFPAHGAIIGAWFGAWPMPLDWERPWQEWPICVTYGAMVGYLVGMAVSMGFILFHNRPQHIKGE